One genomic region from Salipiger sp. CCB-MM3 encodes:
- a CDS encoding TetR/AcrR family transcriptional regulator, whose translation MTSEGKKNQGSSPAPRKGRPKAADDAQRRKHLIDVTTALFLEHGYQGVTMSKIAAAAHVSLNTVYRVFPSKPDLFAALVGEHRRSMVDLPGDYDDLPIAEALERIFFVNLDAGAEQRRFGMAQMLVAEAERSPELGAVFLGEGPEYTRKLLTDWLTRQRDLGRIEIADAGTVAKMLMDIAFGAPGSRRKGAPAWDAIVDRNTHLKICFAIVARGMAV comes from the coding sequence ATGACTTCGGAGGGGAAGAAAAATCAGGGCAGCAGCCCGGCCCCCCGCAAGGGGCGCCCCAAGGCGGCGGATGATGCGCAGCGCCGCAAGCACCTCATTGATGTGACGACCGCGCTGTTTCTGGAGCATGGCTATCAGGGGGTGACCATGTCGAAGATCGCTGCGGCGGCGCATGTCTCGCTGAACACGGTCTACCGGGTGTTCCCCAGCAAACCCGATCTTTTTGCCGCGCTGGTCGGAGAGCACCGCCGCAGCATGGTGGATCTGCCGGGCGACTACGACGATCTGCCGATTGCCGAGGCGCTTGAGCGCATCTTCTTCGTAAACCTCGATGCGGGGGCAGAGCAGCGGCGGTTCGGGATGGCGCAGATGCTGGTGGCGGAGGCGGAGCGCTCGCCGGAATTGGGCGCGGTGTTTCTGGGAGAAGGGCCGGAGTATACGCGTAAGCTGCTTACGGACTGGCTGACGCGGCAGCGCGATTTGGGTCGGATCGAGATCGCGGACGCAGGAACCGTTGCCAAGATGCTGATGGATATTGCCTTTGGCGCGCCGGGCTCTCGGCGCAAGGGCGCGCCAGCGTGGGACGCGATCGTGGATCGGAACACGCATCTGAAAATCTGCTTCGCCATCGTCGCCCGCGGCATGGCGGTCTAG